The genomic interval CAACCATCATGGTGGGGACCTGTTCACTGTACTCATGAGCCCCTCTCTCTTCTTCAGACTCACTGCTCCTAAGATCCCGGAAGGGGAGAAAGTCGACTTCGATGTAAGTTTACGGGACCCAGGTTTACACAGTCTCCCCAGAACCCCAGCCTTCAGCTCCAGGCTAAGCCTGAGAAGGTCACATCCTCTAGAGCAGCCAGAACTGGGGCTTCCTAGTTCCACGCAATCCTGCTGTGATTCATTCCCGGATCAGAGGGAACTCGTCTGGGAATAacacctttcttccttcctccccactcaTCCATCTCCCCATGTCCCCATCTCTCCCCATCCATCCAACCACCCACCCAACTATCCATCATCGATCTGTGCCTCCTcccatctgtccatccactcatccatccactcCCATCTACTCGCTCATCATCCCCCACTCACTGTTACACCCATTCACCCACCCCTCCATCTATGTATCCATCAGACTGCCTCGTTCCCCAATTTCCTCTCTGTCCAACCCACCCAGGCATCTCTGGGCTTAACAATGAGGCCAAGTCAGAGGTGGTCCATAGGGGTGCTCACTGACCTCAGGGCTCTGCATGGCCTGGACTCAGCCACAAGGAGGGTGCCACTCTGACCCCGTGGCTGAGGGAGCAGGCAGCCCAAAGTTCGAGAGGAGGGCGGGTGTGACGGGCCTGTCCCCACAGGACATCCAGAAGAAGCGCCAGAACAAAGACCTCATGGAGCTCCAGGCTCTCATCGACAGCCACTTTGAGGCtcggaagaaggaggaggaggagctggttGCCCTCAAGGAGAGAATCGTGAGTCCAGTCCTGCGGAGTCCAGTCCTGTGCCCTGGGCGGAGGGCAGGCTGGTGGATGTGGCCGGGGGTCCAGGGGAGGGCCAGGCCAGGCTGACCCGCTCCCCTCTGGCCTCAGGAGAAACGCCGAGCAGAGAGAGCCGAGCAGCAGAGGATCCGGGCGGAGAAGGAGCGGGAACGCCAGAACAGACTGGCGGTGAGGCAGCCCCCCACCCAGCCTGGCCCCCCGCCCGGCCCCCAGGCTCCCGGGCCTCCCCATTTCTGACATTCCCCTCGACACTGGCCTAGGAACCCAGACCATCAGCCAAGTTCCCCCCGCCCCGCAGAACCCCTGTGAGAGGGCAGACCCGACAGGGACCGGGACCTTCCAGAAGGTTCCCAGCCCAAGCAGCTCCTCGACCGCTGCGCTGAGGTCttggttgggggcgggggtgtcCCCGCAGGAGGAGAAGGCCCGGCGGGAGGAGGAAGACGCCAAGAGGAGGGCTGAGGACGACCTGAAGAAGAAGAAGGCCCTGTCCTCCATGGGCGCCAACTACAGCAGCTACCTGGCCAAGGTGAGCACGGGCGCGGGGCCACGCTGCCCACCGCGGCCCGGGGCCGGCTCGACGCGCCCCCTTCCGCGTCCCCGCAGGCAGACCAGAAGAGAGGCAAGAAGCAGACGGCCCGGGAGATGAAGAAGAAGGTCCTGGCCGAGCGGAGGAAGCCCCTCAACATCGACCACCTCAGCGAGGACAAGCTCAGGTGAGGGTGCACCGGGGCAGGGGGTGGCGCCCAGACCCTCCTGCCGGGGCTGACCCGCCAGCCCCTCACCCACGGCTGCCCCCCAGGGACAAGGCCAAGGAGCTCTGGGACACCCTGTACCAGCTGGAGACCGACAAGTTCGAGTACGGGGAGAAGCTGAAGCGCCAGAAATACGATGTGAGTGTGGTGTCCTTGGCCTCACCCGCTGGCGGGCACCGGGTCCCCGGACCCCGACCGAGGCCCCTGCCCTGCGGGGGGCCCTGCCCAGGCTGGCCTCACGTCAGCACGGCGCTCAGGGCCAGCGGGGGGTGCGGTGGGGCAGAGTGCCCTTGTTTCGGGGCAGGGGTCTGGAGACCTGATGTCCTGAGCCCACCAGGGGGGCACTGAGTTCCTCTGGGGAGGGGGTTCTGCCTCACCCAGCCTCCTCTGCAAACCCAAGTTCCAGCCAGGCCAGCCCTGGGGACTCAGAGCTGGGGAGCAGGCCTGGCCGGTGCCTCCTCCACCCTGGGCTCACAGCTCAGGTCGGCAGCCCTGGGTAGACAACCGCCTTGGAGTCAGCACAGGCCGGGGGTGGGGCTGGGTATGGACCCTGATGATAGACCCGCGACAGACCCTTCCCTCCAGCCTCCGGTGTCCCCTGAGGAGGACCGTCCACTCTCAGGGCCCCTCTCCCACTGGCCCCTGAGACAGAGGGTGTGGGTGACCAGTGTTGACAGCTGGAGGAGTTCTGTCTCCTTCTCAGGAGCCTGGGGTCTTTGGGTGGGTTGCCTGGTCCTCCTGCACTTCAATTTCCCCACCTCCCTCTGGGGAAAGACCCTCCCCCAGGGGACCAGGTGAGGGGCACCACTCTCTGTGCCAGTGCTCCCAGCTGGCTCTGGAAATGGGCTTCAGAGGGTCCAGACTGGCCGCACTCGTGCTGAGCCAGGAGAGCAGGCCCTGACAGTGTGCACAGTGGTCCCTGGGAGCTTGGAGAGCCTCGAGGGCCTCGGACCAGGCTGGCCCCGACACACAGGGTACCGAAGCCTCGgccacccaccccgccccctaACCATCTCGGTCTTTCTAGATCATGAACGTCCGGGCCAGAGTGGAGATGCTGGCCAAGTTGTAAGTCGCCGGGGTCCCCCCGGACCAGGCTCTAGTGTTCATGCACGGCGGGCCTTGCGCATGGCAGAAACCTGGGTCGTTGCGGGTGTCGGCGGCAGCGGGCACGGAGACCCTGGAGGACGTCCCTGGGTCCTCCCGCCCGCCTCCTCCCCCTTGCCTGCCACCTGGGGGCTTCCGAGGCTGACCCACTGCCCTTCGTCGGCAGCAGAGGCTGGCCCTTGCCTCCTGAGCCTCCCCCGGGCAGTCAGCAGGAGGGAGCAGCTGGGCCAGGGAGTGAGATGGCCACGGGGCTCTGAGCTCCAGCGGCCAGGCGGGGGCTGTACTTGCGAGCCCACCTCCGACCCGTGCCCCTGCCCCACATCCTGCAGAGGTGGGCAGGTAAGTGGCCAGCTCTGGCGCTGTGGTGTGTCATGGCCCAGGTGTCCAGCTCAGTCCACCAAGAGTAAGTCAGAGACACAAGTCTCAGCTCCTCCAGACCAAAGGAGCCAGGACACAGTAAGAGCACTGAGGCCTTCCAGGGCCACCGAGGGGCCTGCGGGCAGGAGGCCATCATGCAGCCTGGCCCTGTGCAGATGTACAGGTAAGTCCCCTGTGTTGTTTGCAGATCACCAACCTCAGGAGCCGCATCGACCAGGCCCAGAAGCAGTGAGTAGCCCTGCCCGCCCCATGCTCTGCTCCAGGCACGCAGCCTCACGGGGTCGGCTGCCACTGCCCCCAGGGGCCCGGAGATGTTAGCCTGTGCTGCTGGCAGGCGGCCCTCAGCAGAGCAGTAACAGGACTAACCAGCCGGTCCCTTGGGCCAGCATGTTGGGCCCTGTACCCCGGACCTGCAGCCTCctgtctcccccatccccagggtgACCTGCGCAGGGACTCAGCAGCCCCTGCACAGCCTGGCGTGAGACCCCTGGTCTGGGGTTGATGAGCCTGCTGGGTCCATGGGACCCTTTGCAGCAGCTGTCAGGAAGGGCTGGCGAGCGTGGGCCCAGGTGCCGCCTGCTGGGGTTCAGTGCCCGAGACTGGAGGCTGAGCTGGGGCCACCCCAAGGGCTGCAGAGAGGGCTGGCAAAAGCGCACGCCCTCCGCCCCGGGCTCTGTGGTGTGAGGCCGGGGTTCTTACGGGTCACTTGGCtaggtgtctgtgtgtgcatgagcgtgcaagtgtgtgcatgtgtgtggtccAAAGGGCTCTCAGGCTGGCTTCCGCTGAGGGACCCGGGCTGTGAGCAGGGTCCTCAGAGCCAGGCTTCCCGCTGAAGCCTTGGGAGCCGCAGGGCCCATTCCAGCCTGAAGCTGCCCATGAAGAGCGCGGATGACCGCCCCCTGGCGGCCTGGCTCCCCGCCAGCTCCTGGCTGCCTGCTGCGCACAGGGCTCAGACAGATGGGGTGGGCTCCTGAGGACCCCCGTCGCCCGAGGTCCTGTTCTCACTGGTGACCGAGGGGCTGAGATTCTAGAACAAGACGGAGGCCTCCCAGGTCCCGAGTCTGTCAGGCTGGACTGCTGGCCTGGAGTGAGGAACCGGAGCCGCCCGCTGCCCCTGCCCATCctggccggggggtggggggcccggCTCTTTTCAGGCCAGAGTTACTGGGAGAAAGGCGGCTACCAGCAGGACAGCTGCCCGGGCAGGCTCGGGTCTGCCTGACATAAGGCCCCGTGCCCTGAGTCCCtcaggtggggaagggagggagaggggcccAGCTCTTGCCAGCACCCCCTTAACCTCACTAATGCCCCCGGTACAAAGTCACCCAGGCCCGCGTGGGCAGGCACAGGTGAGTCACTGTGGCTGGACCAGGGCTGGGGATGCCGCTGGGCTGCTAGGGCTGGGCTGGGCCGAGCTGCCAGGGTCTGGGgtctgctgggggctggggaaggggtcgGCTAGGGTCCCAGACTCCCTCATGCTCAAGACCAACTTGCTTCCCATTTACAGCAGCAAGAAGGCCGGGACCGCGCCCAAGGGCAAAGTCGGCGGGCGCTGGAAGTAGAGCGGCCAAGGAGGTTCCCAGAGGCAGAGGCCCTCAGCCCGGGGGTCCACGCAGCGGCGCCCGGCCCCCAGGGGCTCCCCGCGTCCCTGTCCTCACTGCGTCCATGCTCTGGGGCCTGCGAATAAAGCGAGCAGGCTCCCCTCCACTGCGTGTGCACTGGCTCATCAGTGGGGCCTGCGGGTGGGCAGGGCGTCGTGGGGGCTGCTCTGCAGCTTGGGGACCCAAGGGATCCAGGTGCTGACCTAGGGGTTGGCCCAGGAGACCCCCGGCGGTGGTCTTCTACACCCCAGAGAGCCCCAGGTGCCCACGGGCTCTGCCAGCAGCTTCCGCTTGTGTCAGCAGACCATCGCCCTGTCCCCACCCCGCGTGCGAGCCCACTCTGCTGGCCCCCAGCCCCCCCGGGTCTGCTCTGAAGCCAGTGTGGGGCAACAGAGCTTGGCTTTTGCAGAGCATCCAGAAGGCAGGCCTGGGGCACGAACGTCCCCCAGAAACAGGGCAGAAGGGAGCCTGGAGCAGGGGATGTGCACACggccccagggaggggggagagcACATCTCAGGGAGAAGTCGTGGCAACACAGACCGTTCTTTCTATATTATACGAGAACAGAGTGCTCCCTGTGTAATAAGTCTGAAAGGCCTGACCAAGTAGAATTACGGAAAATATAAATCACAAAAATTGGATCAAGACACAGAGCCTTGCTCAGCCAAGTATTCACGGAGGAAGCTGCCGAGCCCGGATGGCCCCCTGGGAGGGCTCTGCGGAGTGGAGGGAAGTGGGGAGCATCCCGGCTCAGGCTGCTGCGGGGCGCCAGGCCCCCGACAATGAGCTCGCCCACCCGGATGGTACGTGCCCATACACAGCGtgcaccccaacacacacacacacgtccacaGACCCTTGGGCACCCCACCCCCGCACGACAGGGCTACGTGCAGTCAATGTGAATACTCTGCGCCCGGCCACTGCGCCCTCCTGCAGCGGGGGACTCGAGGGTGAGCAGCACCTCCATGTAACAAACAGCGAGGTCCCCCGAGCCCAGCACTGTCCCTCCACGTCGCACAGGAACGACGGGACGAGAGCTGCCCTGGGGGGAGGCAGTCAGCACATGGGGGCGGGGGGTTCAGCTCACGGAATCGCGTAGGTTCAGAACAACGTGAGCTGAGTCACAGATGGTGGGAACGCTGGGGAGGAAGAAGTCGGGGACGGGAGCAGGAGAGTTTCAAGCACATCTAGGGGTCAGGGAGTCAGGAAGATGGAAGGCGTGGGGGTGGGTGTGAGAGCTCCGAACAGAAGAATTAGGCCCGACTGAAGGACGCCGACCGGCCACCGTCCCTCTGAAGGAGAGTGTGCGTGGGAAACATGGCAGGAGCAGGCTATAGACGGGGCTTTGCAGCAGCTTCAGGCTCTAACGGATGTCTCAGCGAACAGTCAGCCCTCTGCAGCCAGTCAGAACCGATGGCTGGCAGCTTATGAGCGTAGgtttagaaatgcaaaaatgcactCTGAATAGTTGATGGATCCCAGAGGAGATGGGGAAGACACTTAGGAAGCACCTTAGAGCACCGTCACAGAACAGATCCTGCCGACTCGGGACCTACAGTGAGAGGTCGGGCCCGACATCTTCTGTTAGAAAAGGGAGGGGAAGAGCCACGTTTGCAGTGGGTTAAACGGCTTCCCGGTggcccaagtggtaaagaacatgttcacaatgcgggagatctgggtttgatccctgggctgggaagatcccctagagaagggactggcagcccactccagtgctcttgcctggagaatcccatggacagaggagcctggcgggccacagtccacggggttgcaacgagtcagacacggctgagcgactaaccctgAAACGTCACAGCCAAGAAGTTAGCAACCGAACAAAACACAAAACCCGAGGAGGAGAGAAGCATGGATGCGAGTAAGGAAGACAGAAGAAGGCAGTAAAATAGACAAGGTCACCAGGGAACGTCAGCAAAGTGAAAACCTGGCTCTTCTGAAGGAGGCTGATAAAATGTCTGGTGTGAAAACCGAGACGATCAGGCAGGAAAGGGAGAAGGCACAGACCACGCTGAAACAAAGAGGGAGCATGCGGCAGACGTGGCAGAGCAGTCTATGATGCCTTTTCTGTGATACAATATTTGAAAATGAGATACAATGGTCAGTTTCCCGGGGAGACGAACTTATTTCATTGAGGCTTGAAACTTGAATAGGCTGATTTCACGTTAAAAATGTTGAGCCAGTGATGAAATCCCTCCCCACCAAAAGCTTTAGAAAACTACACCATGACCAAGGGGGAATCCCCTTGAATGCAAACATAATTTTATACTAGAAAACTGAGCAATGTGACAATTTATGACACACAGACATAAACCACTCAAAGGCTGGGAAGAAAACTGGGTGCTCCGGGGCACGGTCCATGTCTCCTTAGTCAACCTAGAAGGCAACTTCCTCACCTTGAGGAAGGCGTCTTCCAAAACCCTACAGCAAATCATCCTAATAGTGGACGCTTGGAAGATCACCCTGAGGATCAGGAGTAAGGCAGGAACGTCAGCTTCCCTGTTTTCTTGCCTACTAATCCCTGCAGAGAAATGACCGTTCATCACAATCAGATAACTGTCTATAAAGAAAACCAAGGAAAACTGCTATTttaagttgtggatgtgactggtgatggaagtaaagtccaatgctataaagatcaatattgcataggaacctggaatgttagccccatgaatcaaggtaaattggaagtggtcaaacgaggagacggcaagagtgaacattgacattttaggaatctaaatttagtgaactaaaatggtctgggatgggtgaatttaatttagatgaccattatatctactactgtggacaggaatcccttagaagaaatggagtagcccttatggtcaacaaaagagtccaaaatgcagtacttgggtgcagtcccaaaaatgacagaatgatctctgttcgtttccaaagcaaaccattcaatatcacagtaatccaagtctatgccccaaccagtaatgctgaagaagctgaagttgaatggttctatgaagatatagaagaccttctagaactaacatcaaaaaaagatgtccttttcatcataggggactgaaatgcaaaagtaggaagtcaagagatacctggaataataagcaagtttgaccttggagtacagaatgaagcagggcaaagggtaacagagttttgccaacagaatgcactggtcatagcaaacacctcctcccaacaacacaagaggcaactctacacatggacgtcaccagatggtcaacaccaaaaccagattgattatattctttgcaaccaaagatggagaagctctacaaagacaagcaaaaacaagctgactgtggctcatttccgatcatgaactccttatgcaaaattcagacttaaattgaagaaagtagggaaaaccaccaggccattcaggtgtgacctaaatcaaatcccttatggttatagaatggaagagacaaatagattcaattatcagattagatctaatagagtgcctgaagaattatggacggaggtttgtgacattatacagcagGCGGTGATCaaagccatccccaagaaaaagaaatgcaaaaaggcaaaatggttgtctgaggaggccttacaagtagttgagaaaagaagagaagtgaagggcaaaggaactctgaatgcagagttccaaagaatagcaaggagagataagaaagccttcctaagtaattattgcaaagaaatagaggaaaacagtacaatgagaaagactagaactctcttcaagaaaactagagatgcCAAGGAAAcactgcatgcaaagatgggctcaataaaggacagaaactgtatggacctaacagaagcaaaagagattaagaagaggtggcaagaatgcaaaGAAGCACTATACaggaaagatcttcatgacccagataaccacgacggtgtgatcactcacctagagccagacatcctggagttcaaagtcaagtgggccttaggaagcatcactacgatcaAAGCTAGAGGagatgatggaatcccagttaagcaatttcaaatcctaaaagatgatgctgtgaaagtgctgcactcaatataccatcaaattgggaaaactcagcagtagtcgcaggactggaaaaggtcagttttctttccagtcccaaagaaagacaatgccaaagaatgttcacactaccacataactgcactcatctcacacgctagcaaagtaatgcttaaaattctccaagccaggcttcaacagtacgtgaatcatgaacttccagatgttcaagctggatttaggggaaaaaaaaaagaggaaccagAAGTCAAATTGACAATATccattgcatcatagaaaaagcaagagagttccagaaagacatctacttctgcttcattgactacactaaagcctttgactgtgtggatcacacaaactgtggaaaatacttcaagagacaggaatactagaccacctgacctgcctcctgaggtcaggaagcaacagttagaacaggacatggaacaacagactggttccaaactgggaaaggaggacgtcaaggctgtatattgtcaccctacttatttaacttatatgcagagtacatcatgtgaaatgccaggctggaatgaggattgcaggaagaaatatcaataacctcagatacgcacatgacactgcccttatggcagaaagcaaagaggaagtaaagagcctcttgatgaaggtgaaagaggagagtgaaaaagctggctcaaaactcaacattcaggaagctaagatcatggcatctggtcccatcacttcctggcaaatagatggggaaacaaaggaagcagtaacagactttattttcttgggctccaaaatcactgaatgtggtgactgtagccatgaaatataaagacacttgctccttggaagaaaagctatgacaaagctagacagcatgttaaaaagcagagtcattactttgccgacaaaggtccagatagtcaaagctatggctttttcagtagtcacgtatggatatgatatttggaccataaagaagactgaacactgaagaattgatgcttttgaaatgtggtgttggagaagactcttgagagtcccttggactgaaagacgatactagtcaatcctaaagggaatcaatgcTTAATAATTGTTAGATGAAccgatgctgaagccgaagctccaatactttggccacctgatgtgaagaactgactcattggaaaagctcccgatgctggaaagattgagggcaggagaaggggacgacagaagatgagacggttggatggcatcactgattcaatggacgtgagtatgagcaagctctgggagttggtgaaggacaggggagcctggtgtgccgcagtccatggggccgcagagagttggacacaactgagtgaccgagcaaCAACAAGTTTTAGAATTTAGGGTTAGGATGTGTGTCAGTGagcacaggaaagaaaaattgaaCGTTAATAACAGGAGGTAAGGTTCCCAGATGTCATTTAGAACAGAAATGTAAGAAACACAAtaagaataaatctaacaaaagacaCACAAGATAGAGGGGTAATAGAATCCCTTTGTTGAAAAGTATCGCAGACGATCAACATTCCTGGAAAGGTCACCCCTGCTCGACGAGAGGAAGATGCAGtatctttaaaatgttcattatCCCTAAATTAATATGTGAATTCAGGGCAACTCACCCACATTCCAATATGGATTCCCAGATAAACCGACATTAATTCTAAAATTCCTGTGGAAGGAAATAGGGCCTGGCCATCAGAAGACT from Bos indicus x Bos taurus breed Angus x Brahman F1 hybrid chromosome 29, Bos_hybrid_MaternalHap_v2.0, whole genome shotgun sequence carries:
- the TNNT3 gene encoding troponin T, fast skeletal muscle isoform X21, whose translation is MSDEEVEHVEEEYEEEEEAQEEEEVQEDAEQEDWEDQAEEKPRPRLTAPKIPEGEKVDFDDIQKKRQNKDLMELQALIDSHFEARKKEEEELVALKERIEKRRAERAEQQRIRAEKERERQNRLAEEKARREEEDAKRRAEDDLKKKKALSSMGANYSSYLAKADQKRGKKQTAREMKKKVLAERRKPLNIDHLSEDKLRDKAKELWDTLYQLETDKFEYGEKLKRQKYDIMNVRARVEMLAKFSKKAGTAPKGKVGGRWK
- the TNNT3 gene encoding troponin T, fast skeletal muscle isoform X4, with translation MSDEEVEHVEEEYEEEEEAQEEAPPPPAEVPEVHEEVHEVHEPDAEQEDWEDQAEEKPRPRLTAPKIPEGEKVDFDDIQKKRQNKDLMELQALIDSHFEARKKEEEELVALKERIEKRRAERAEQQRIRAEKERERQNRLAEEKARREEEDAKRRAEDDLKKKKALSSMGANYSSYLAKADQKRGKKQTAREMKKKVLAERRKPLNIDHLSEDKLRDKAKELWDTLYQLETDKFEYGEKLKRQKYDIMNVRARVEMLAKFSKKAGTAPKGKVGGRWK
- the TNNT3 gene encoding troponin T, fast skeletal muscle isoform X2, which encodes MSDEEVEHVEEEYEEEEEAQEEAPPPPAEVPEVHEEVHEVHEPEEVQEDAEQEDWEDQAEEKPRPRLTAPKIPEGEKVDFDDIQKKRQNKDLMELQALIDSHFEARKKEEEELVALKERIEKRRAERAEQQRIRAEKERERQNRLAEEKARREEEDAKRRAEDDLKKKKALSSMGANYSSYLAKADQKRGKKQTAREMKKKVLAERRKPLNIDHLSEDKLRDKAKELWDTLYQLETDKFEYGEKLKRQKYDIMNVRARVEMLAKFSKKAGTAPKGKVGGRWK
- the TNNT3 gene encoding troponin T, fast skeletal muscle isoform X9, which produces MSDEEVEHVEEEYEEEEEAQEEAPPPPAEVPEVHEEVHEVHEPEEVQEEEKPRPRLTAPKIPEGEKVDFDDIQKKRQNKDLMELQALIDSHFEARKKEEEELVALKERIEKRRAERAEQQRIRAEKERERQNRLAEEKARREEEDAKRRAEDDLKKKKALSSMGANYSSYLAKADQKRGKKQTAREMKKKVLAERRKPLNIDHLSEDKLRDKAKELWDTLYQLETDKFEYGEKLKRQKYDIMNVRARVEMLAKFSKKAGTAPKGKVGGRWK
- the TNNT3 gene encoding troponin T, fast skeletal muscle isoform X1; translated protein: MSDEEVEHVEEEYEEEEEAQEEAPPPPAEVPEVHEEVHEVHEPEEVQEDAEQEDWEDQAEEKPRPRLTAPKIPEGEKVDFDDIQKKRQNKDLMELQALIDSHFEARKKEEEELVALKERIEKRRAERAEQQRIRAEKERERQNRLAEEKARREEEDAKRRAEDDLKKKKALSSMGANYSSYLAKADQKRGKKQTAREMKKKVLAERRKPLNIDHLSEDKLRDKAKELWDTLYQLETDKFEYGEKLKRQKYDITNLRSRIDQAQKHSKKAGTAPKGKVGGRWK
- the TNNT3 gene encoding troponin T, fast skeletal muscle isoform X26 → MSDEEVEHVEEEYEEEEEAQEEVHEVHEPEEVQEEEKPRPRLTAPKIPEGEKVDFDDIQKKRQNKDLMELQALIDSHFEARKKEEEELVALKERIEKRRAERAEQQRIRAEKERERQNRLAEEKARREEEDAKRRAEDDLKKKKALSSMGANYSSYLAKADQKRGKKQTAREMKKKVLAERRKPLNIDHLSEDKLRDKAKELWDTLYQLETDKFEYGEKLKRQKYDITNLRSRIDQAQKHSKKAGTAPKGKVGGRWK
- the TNNT3 gene encoding troponin T, fast skeletal muscle isoform X28, producing the protein MSDEEVEHVEEEYEEEEEAQEEVHEVHEPEEKPRPRLTAPKIPEGEKVDFDDIQKKRQNKDLMELQALIDSHFEARKKEEEELVALKERIEKRRAERAEQQRIRAEKERERQNRLAEEKARREEEDAKRRAEDDLKKKKALSSMGANYSSYLAKADQKRGKKQTAREMKKKVLAERRKPLNIDHLSEDKLRDKAKELWDTLYQLETDKFEYGEKLKRQKYDITNLRSRIDQAQKHSKKAGTAPKGKVGGRWK
- the TNNT3 gene encoding troponin T, fast skeletal muscle isoform X34, translated to MSDEEVEHVEEEYEEEEEVQEEEKPRPRLTAPKIPEGEKVDFDDIQKKRQNKDLMELQALIDSHFEARKKEEEELVALKERIEKRRAERAEQQRIRAEKERERQNRLAEEKARREEEDAKRRAEDDLKKKKALSSMGANYSSYLAKADQKRGKKQTAREMKKKVLAERRKPLNIDHLSEDKLRDKAKELWDTLYQLETDKFEYGEKLKRQKYDITNLRSRIDQAQKHSKKAGTAPKGKVGGRWK
- the TNNT3 gene encoding troponin T, fast skeletal muscle isoform X33, which translates into the protein MSDEEVEHVEEEAQEEEEVQEEEKPRPRLTAPKIPEGEKVDFDDIQKKRQNKDLMELQALIDSHFEARKKEEEELVALKERIEKRRAERAEQQRIRAEKERERQNRLAEEKARREEEDAKRRAEDDLKKKKALSSMGANYSSYLAKADQKRGKKQTAREMKKKVLAERRKPLNIDHLSEDKLRDKAKELWDTLYQLETDKFEYGEKLKRQKYDITNLRSRIDQAQKHSKKAGTAPKGKVGGRWK
- the TNNT3 gene encoding troponin T, fast skeletal muscle isoform X13 codes for the protein MSDEEVEHVEEEYEEEEEAQEEVHEVHEPEEVQEDAEQEDWEDQAEEKPRPRLTAPKIPEGEKVDFDDIQKKRQNKDLMELQALIDSHFEARKKEEEELVALKERIEKRRAERAEQQRIRAEKERERQNRLAEEKARREEEDAKRRAEDDLKKKKALSSMGANYSSYLAKADQKRGKKQTAREMKKKVLAERRKPLNIDHLSEDKLRDKAKELWDTLYQLETDKFEYGEKLKRQKYDITNLRSRIDQAQKHSKKAGTAPKGKVGGRWK
- the TNNT3 gene encoding troponin T, fast skeletal muscle isoform X31, whose protein sequence is MSDEEVEHVEEEYEEEEEAQEEEEVQEEEKPRPRLTAPKIPEGEKVDFDDIQKKRQNKDLMELQALIDSHFEARKKEEEELVALKERIEKRRAERAEQQRIRAEKERERQNRLAEEKARREEEDAKRRAEDDLKKKKALSSMGANYSSYLAKADQKRGKKQTAREMKKKVLAERRKPLNIDHLSEDKLRDKAKELWDTLYQLETDKFEYGEKLKRQKYDIMNVRARVEMLAKFSKKAGTAPKGKVGGRWK
- the TNNT3 gene encoding troponin T, fast skeletal muscle isoform X10, translated to MSDEEVEHVEEEYEEEAPPPPAEVPEVHEEVHEVHEPDAEQEDWEDQAEEKPRPRLTAPKIPEGEKVDFDDIQKKRQNKDLMELQALIDSHFEARKKEEEELVALKERIEKRRAERAEQQRIRAEKERERQNRLAEEKARREEEDAKRRAEDDLKKKKALSSMGANYSSYLAKADQKRGKKQTAREMKKKVLAERRKPLNIDHLSEDKLRDKAKELWDTLYQLETDKFEYGEKLKRQKYDITNLRSRIDQAQKHSKKAGTAPKGKVGGRWK
- the TNNT3 gene encoding troponin T, fast skeletal muscle isoform X12, which produces MSDEEVEHVEEEYEEEAPPPPAEVPEVHEEEEVQEDAEQEDWEDQAEEKPRPRLTAPKIPEGEKVDFDDIQKKRQNKDLMELQALIDSHFEARKKEEEELVALKERIEKRRAERAEQQRIRAEKERERQNRLAEEKARREEEDAKRRAEDDLKKKKALSSMGANYSSYLAKADQKRGKKQTAREMKKKVLAERRKPLNIDHLSEDKLRDKAKELWDTLYQLETDKFEYGEKLKRQKYDITNLRSRIDQAQKHSKKAGTAPKGKVGGRWK
- the TNNT3 gene encoding troponin T, fast skeletal muscle isoform X24 is translated as MSDEEVEHVEEEAQEEAPPPPAEVPEVHEEVHEVHEPEEKPRPRLTAPKIPEGEKVDFDDIQKKRQNKDLMELQALIDSHFEARKKEEEELVALKERIEKRRAERAEQQRIRAEKERERQNRLAEEKARREEEDAKRRAEDDLKKKKALSSMGANYSSYLAKADQKRGKKQTAREMKKKVLAERRKPLNIDHLSEDKLRDKAKELWDTLYQLETDKFEYGEKLKRQKYDIMNVRARVEMLAKFSKKAGTAPKGKVGGRWK
- the TNNT3 gene encoding troponin T, fast skeletal muscle isoform X11 — its product is MSDEEVEHVEEEAQEEAPPPPAEVPEVHEEEEVQEDAEQEDWEDQAEEKPRPRLTAPKIPEGEKVDFDDIQKKRQNKDLMELQALIDSHFEARKKEEEELVALKERIEKRRAERAEQQRIRAEKERERQNRLAEEKARREEEDAKRRAEDDLKKKKALSSMGANYSSYLAKADQKRGKKQTAREMKKKVLAERRKPLNIDHLSEDKLRDKAKELWDTLYQLETDKFEYGEKLKRQKYDITNLRSRIDQAQKHSKKAGTAPKGKVGGRWK